In the genome of Bacillus sp. S3, one region contains:
- the tenA gene encoding thiaminase II, with the protein MSFSVELRKEAEPIFQAIFEHPFVQGIANGNLGKEQLIHYVKQDFEYLNSFIRIYGIAVSKCENRPDMEMLNRQISFILNSEVHPHHNFCQVAGVPYEELQGYSLSPSAHHYIRHMLTVAHEGSLGEILAVLLPCPWTYWEIGEKLIKEVNPDESHPFYEWIQFYGNRPETTTRFCRRLDELVIHATEKEKEKMKEHFLLSCQLEYMFWDMAYKREEWPVQLELIKR; encoded by the coding sequence ATGAGTTTTTCAGTAGAATTAAGGAAAGAAGCAGAGCCAATTTTTCAAGCGATTTTTGAACATCCTTTTGTGCAGGGAATTGCTAATGGGAATTTAGGAAAGGAACAATTAATCCATTATGTGAAACAGGACTTTGAGTATTTAAACTCCTTTATTCGTATTTATGGAATTGCTGTTTCAAAGTGTGAAAACCGCCCGGATATGGAGATGCTCAATCGGCAAATTTCATTTATTTTAAACAGTGAAGTCCATCCACATCATAACTTTTGCCAAGTCGCGGGTGTTCCTTACGAGGAATTGCAGGGGTACTCTTTATCTCCATCCGCCCATCATTATATCCGCCATATGTTAACGGTTGCGCATGAAGGGTCATTAGGAGAAATCTTGGCTGTGTTACTGCCATGTCCATGGACGTATTGGGAGATTGGTGAAAAATTAATAAAAGAAGTCAATCCAGATGAATCACATCCCTTTTATGAGTGGATTCAATTTTATGGAAATCGTCCAGAAACTACTACAAGATTTTGCCGAAGATTAGATGAATTGGTCATTCACGCAACGGAGAAAGAAAAAGAAAAGATGAAGGAACATTTTCTATTAAGCTGTCAGCTTGAGTATATGTTTTGGGACATGGCCTACAAAAGAGAAGAATGGCCAGTTCAACTGGAGCTGATAAAAAGATGA
- a CDS encoding ECF transporter S component, with amino-acid sequence MNWKMKEIVLTVILAVACGVIYLGWSTLWIPISALVGPVGAGFMFGIWVIASPIVAYIIRKPGAAFIAEVAAAAVELLTGSHFGLSALLVGVFQGIGSEVAFAIFGYKRYNLFTLMLSGALAAVGGMIYNLLVNGFGYYTTEILLTTLAIHVISGIILGGCLAKFVVESLAKTGVLDQYEIMKVRRKQGHADANVSGM; translated from the coding sequence ATGAATTGGAAAATGAAGGAGATTGTTCTTACTGTCATTTTAGCGGTGGCATGCGGTGTCATTTATTTAGGATGGTCGACATTATGGATCCCGATTTCGGCACTCGTTGGTCCAGTGGGGGCTGGGTTTATGTTTGGTATTTGGGTGATTGCCAGTCCCATAGTTGCGTATATCATTCGGAAACCGGGTGCTGCCTTCATTGCAGAGGTTGCTGCCGCAGCCGTAGAACTATTAACTGGCAGTCACTTTGGTTTGTCTGCTCTATTAGTAGGTGTTTTTCAAGGCATCGGATCAGAAGTGGCCTTTGCTATTTTTGGGTACAAACGCTATAACCTGTTTACATTAATGCTGTCAGGTGCGCTCGCAGCTGTAGGAGGCATGATTTATAACCTATTGGTTAACGGTTTTGGCTATTATACAACTGAAATACTGCTCACAACATTAGCCATTCATGTGATCAGCGGAATCATTCTAGGCGGCTGTTTGGCAAAATTTGTCGTGGAGTCGCTCGCCAAAACAGGTGTCTTGGACCAATATGAAATAATGAAAGTTAGAAGGAAACAAGGACATGCAGATGCAAATGTTTCTGGGATGTAA
- a CDS encoding ABC transporter ATP-binding protein: MQMFLGCNNLSIRFYQHNKKIVNHINLSIRQGEKLLILGPSGCGKSTLISALAGIIPEFLDAEVTGEIVRPDSSGVMFQDPDSQFCMLHVDEEIAFSLENRMIPRDQMDEMIGDLMDKAGLKIDKRTPIDSLSGGMKQRLALACLLALEPEVLFLDEPTAQLDPEGRNEIFELLRDVSLQTNQTMVFVEHVLDGCIEWMDRVIILNKDGRMIGDGKPEEILENFQSEIREAGIWRPKLFPIKWQDVVRHDTHPLAIELSRIIETKSMEQLKDDGVDNPIIHTENAEIGYGKTTIVNDINLAIHKGDWISIVGKNGSGKSTFLKSLARLESLKKGKVYFLESELKKWPDQELYEKAGFVFQNPELQFITDTVFDEIAFGGRQRNWPEERIRQKTNQLLREFGLESYRDAHPFTLSLGQKRRLSVATMLLFDQALLLLDEPTFGQDEKTANELIKRLKERQEQGTTIIMVTHDMDLVDRYSDKVILFKKGKVAFYGTPYQLFMNQDLLKESSLVPPLHYQLFQAREGLCLV, translated from the coding sequence ATGCAAATGTTTCTGGGATGTAACAATTTATCGATCCGCTTTTACCAACATAATAAAAAAATAGTAAATCATATCAATCTGTCGATTCGGCAAGGCGAAAAACTATTAATTTTAGGACCTAGCGGGTGCGGAAAATCAACGTTGATTTCCGCACTTGCCGGGATTATTCCTGAATTTCTAGATGCTGAAGTGACCGGTGAGATCGTGCGCCCAGATAGTTCGGGTGTGATGTTTCAAGATCCTGATTCTCAATTTTGCATGCTCCATGTGGATGAAGAAATTGCTTTTAGTCTTGAAAACCGGATGATTCCAAGGGATCAAATGGATGAGATGATAGGGGACCTAATGGATAAAGCGGGATTGAAGATAGATAAACGTACTCCGATTGATTCGCTTTCCGGCGGAATGAAGCAGCGATTGGCACTAGCCTGCTTATTAGCACTGGAACCTGAAGTTTTGTTTTTGGATGAACCGACAGCCCAACTGGATCCTGAGGGCAGAAACGAGATTTTTGAATTATTAAGGGATGTTTCCCTACAAACCAACCAAACGATGGTATTTGTTGAACATGTACTGGATGGATGTATCGAATGGATGGACCGGGTGATTATTCTTAATAAAGATGGCCGGATGATTGGTGATGGAAAACCAGAAGAAATCTTGGAAAATTTCCAGAGTGAGATACGGGAGGCGGGTATTTGGCGGCCAAAGTTATTTCCGATAAAGTGGCAGGATGTGGTTCGCCATGATACTCATCCATTAGCAATCGAACTCTCAAGGATCATAGAAACGAAGTCAATGGAACAACTGAAAGACGATGGGGTAGATAATCCTATCATCCATACAGAAAATGCAGAAATCGGTTATGGGAAAACAACGATTGTAAACGACATTAATCTGGCCATCCATAAAGGGGACTGGATTTCGATTGTCGGGAAAAATGGAAGCGGCAAAAGTACGTTCCTGAAAAGTTTGGCACGCTTAGAATCCTTAAAAAAAGGAAAAGTTTATTTTCTTGAAAGTGAATTAAAAAAGTGGCCAGATCAGGAACTATATGAGAAAGCAGGCTTTGTCTTTCAAAATCCAGAACTGCAATTTATTACAGATACTGTGTTTGATGAAATCGCCTTTGGCGGCCGGCAAAGAAATTGGCCGGAAGAGCGGATCCGCCAAAAAACTAATCAGTTATTGCGGGAATTTGGACTGGAATCCTATCGTGACGCCCATCCTTTTACATTGAGCCTTGGCCAAAAACGCCGTTTGAGTGTGGCCACGATGTTATTGTTTGACCAGGCGTTATTATTACTGGATGAACCAACATTTGGCCAGGATGAAAAAACTGCTAACGAGCTGATTAAACGGCTGAAGGAGCGGCAGGAACAGGGAACAACCATTATCATGGTAACCCACGATATGGATTTAGTTGATCGCTATTCGGATAAAGTTATCCTTTTTAAAAAAGGAAAAGTTGCTTTCTATGGGACACCATATCAATTATTTATGAACCAAGATCTTTTGAAAGAGAGCTCGTTGGTGCCTCCTCTGCATTATCAATTATTTCAAGCTAGAGAGGGGCTATGTCTCGTATGA
- a CDS encoding energy-coupling factor transporter transmembrane component T family protein has protein sequence MKGNQSWLSTLNPACKLLAHFLAMLILMAITDPKETLGIWIIAVFIGIFCGGWRMSYLLKRFLPYLGFFILVFWMMAAFGKGEETIWNWAWFHVTEESLTNGLTISLRMLGFVTFGLLFTSTTDLTLFIMSLIHQCKLSPKWAYGLLAGFRFIPLFQSELNQMKAAHKIRGYKQKSSWEAFMRYSLPLFTQGVRKSERIAIAMEARGFTGTRDRTYYQTTKLGVKDLIYLIGLLFMVFGVCLVSRILWGE, from the coding sequence ATGAAGGGGAATCAATCATGGCTTTCGACCTTAAACCCTGCTTGTAAGCTGCTTGCTCACTTTTTAGCTATGTTAATCTTGATGGCCATTACAGATCCGAAAGAAACGTTGGGTATATGGATTATTGCTGTATTCATAGGCATTTTTTGTGGCGGATGGAGAATGTCTTATTTATTGAAAAGATTTTTACCCTATTTAGGCTTTTTTATTTTAGTTTTTTGGATGATGGCTGCTTTTGGAAAAGGAGAAGAAACGATTTGGAATTGGGCTTGGTTTCATGTTACGGAAGAGAGTCTAACCAATGGGCTGACAATCTCTTTACGAATGTTGGGGTTCGTTACCTTTGGGTTATTATTCACCTCAACGACTGACTTAACCTTGTTCATTATGAGTCTAATTCATCAATGTAAACTTTCGCCAAAATGGGCATATGGGTTATTGGCAGGTTTCCGTTTTATCCCACTTTTCCAATCAGAACTCAATCAAATGAAGGCAGCCCATAAAATTCGCGGCTATAAGCAGAAAAGCAGCTGGGAAGCTTTTATGAGATACTCCCTGCCACTGTTCACTCAAGGAGTACGAAAATCTGAAAGAATTGCAATTGCCATGGAGGCAAGAGGTTTTACTGGCACAAGGGATCGGACTTACTATCAAACAACGAAGCTGGGGGTAAAAGATTTAATTTATTTAATAGGTCTTTTATTCATGGTATTTGGGGTGTGTCTGGTTAGTCGAATATTATGGGGAGAATGA
- a CDS encoding ABC transporter ATP-binding protein, translating to MLKVNDINVFYGSIQALKGISLEVKEGEIVTLIGANGAGKSTLLKTLSGLLKPKSGTIDYLGEPISAKAPQSIVKAGISHVPEGRRVFSNMSVEENLELGAYTRKDSSGIRKDMEKVYELFPRLLERRKQLSGTLSGGEQQMLAMGRAIMAKPKLLLLDEPSMGLAPLMVKQIFSIIEQINKDGTTVLLVEQNANMALSIANRAYVIETGRIEISGTAAELQASEDIKKAYLGGL from the coding sequence ATGCTTAAAGTCAACGATATTAATGTATTTTATGGCAGCATTCAAGCACTCAAAGGGATTTCATTAGAAGTGAAAGAAGGTGAAATTGTTACCTTAATCGGCGCAAACGGTGCAGGAAAAAGCACGCTTCTTAAAACCTTATCCGGTCTGCTTAAACCCAAGTCAGGGACGATTGATTACTTAGGTGAACCAATTTCTGCAAAGGCACCGCAATCGATCGTGAAGGCCGGGATCTCACATGTCCCTGAAGGACGCCGTGTTTTCTCCAATATGTCAGTAGAGGAAAATCTAGAACTGGGAGCCTATACAAGAAAAGATTCAAGTGGTATTCGCAAGGATATGGAAAAAGTCTATGAACTATTCCCAAGACTTTTAGAACGCCGCAAGCAGTTATCCGGTACACTTTCCGGCGGTGAACAGCAAATGCTGGCAATGGGCCGAGCCATCATGGCCAAGCCAAAGCTGCTGCTTCTGGACGAGCCTTCTATGGGATTGGCACCGCTAATGGTTAAGCAAATCTTTAGCATAATCGAGCAGATCAACAAGGACGGAACGACTGTCCTGCTCGTCGAACAAAATGCCAACATGGCATTATCCATTGCCAATCGTGCCTATGTAATTGAAACCGGACGCATCGAAATATCAGGTACGGCAGCCGAATTGCAGGCAAGTGAAGATATTAAAAAAGCCTATCTCGGGGGACTTTAG
- a CDS encoding ABC transporter ATP-binding protein — protein MALLEVNNAGIQFGGLKAVSGFNMKLQQGELVGLIGPNGAGKTTSFNLLTGVYVPTEGEILFNGKRLNGLPPYKVTQSGISRTFQNIRLFSELSVLDNVKVAYHSLANNSILSSIFRLPSHFSEEKNMEKKSLEFLKIFNLDRYKDEKAKNLPYGQQRRLEIARALAAGPKLLLLDEPAAGMNPQETHELMELIAFIRKQFDLTILLIEHDMQLVMGICERLYVLDHGQLIAEGTPEVIRSHPKVIEAYLGEEVPSEHA, from the coding sequence ATGGCACTGCTAGAAGTAAACAACGCCGGAATTCAGTTTGGCGGATTAAAAGCTGTTTCCGGTTTTAATATGAAACTGCAACAAGGCGAGCTTGTCGGTCTTATTGGACCTAACGGCGCCGGGAAAACCACTAGCTTTAACTTGTTAACTGGCGTCTATGTTCCTACAGAAGGGGAGATTTTATTTAACGGAAAGCGGCTGAACGGACTGCCGCCCTACAAAGTAACTCAAAGCGGGATCAGCCGTACCTTCCAGAACATTCGACTGTTCAGTGAACTATCCGTGTTAGATAATGTAAAGGTTGCCTACCATTCATTAGCAAATAACTCTATTTTAAGCTCGATTTTCCGTCTCCCCTCCCATTTTTCTGAGGAAAAAAATATGGAGAAGAAGTCACTCGAATTTTTGAAAATTTTTAACCTAGATAGGTATAAAGATGAAAAGGCAAAAAATTTACCCTATGGACAGCAGCGGAGATTAGAAATTGCCCGTGCTTTAGCTGCCGGACCGAAATTATTGCTGCTCGATGAACCGGCAGCAGGGATGAATCCGCAAGAAACCCATGAATTAATGGAACTGATCGCATTTATTCGTAAACAGTTTGATTTAACGATTTTGTTAATTGAACATGATATGCAGCTTGTCATGGGTATTTGTGAACGACTTTATGTCCTCGACCATGGTCAGTTGATTGCTGAGGGTACACCAGAGGTAATCCGCAGCCATCCGAAGGTGATTGAGGCATATTTAGGAGAGGAGGTCCCGAGCGAACATGCTTAA
- a CDS encoding branched-chain amino acid ABC transporter permease → MKKSKPFWGFVILAAIVFGVVQFFIGSGLLNQYYSNLIITISINIILAVSLHLVIGITGQFSIGHAGFLAVGAYISAIATMKFELPFILAIVIGGVVAALAGLIVGIPTLRLRGDYLAIATLGFAEIIRIVLLNIDYVGGASGMQVSHLTTWTISFICLFITILVISNFTNSRHGRACISIRENEIAADAMGINTTYYKVLAFAIGSFFAGIAGGLYSHNFYILQPGNFGFLKSFDILIFVVLGGLGSMTGSVISAILLTVISAFLAQYPETRMIIYSLVLVIVMLYRPQGLMGTREITDLFKWKPAKGGN, encoded by the coding sequence ATGAAGAAATCAAAACCATTTTGGGGATTTGTGATTCTAGCGGCGATTGTGTTTGGAGTTGTCCAATTTTTCATCGGCTCGGGATTATTAAATCAATATTATAGTAACTTGATCATTACCATCTCAATAAATATTATTTTAGCGGTCAGCCTCCACTTAGTTATTGGCATTACCGGCCAGTTCTCCATCGGCCATGCTGGTTTCTTGGCAGTCGGCGCTTATATTTCCGCCATTGCCACAATGAAATTTGAACTGCCGTTTATTCTTGCCATCGTGATTGGCGGAGTGGTTGCCGCTCTTGCAGGTCTTATTGTGGGGATTCCTACCTTAAGACTAAGAGGAGACTATTTGGCTATTGCCACCCTTGGTTTTGCTGAAATTATTCGAATTGTGTTATTAAATATTGACTATGTGGGCGGGGCCTCAGGAATGCAAGTCTCCCATCTTACCACCTGGACCATCTCGTTTATCTGCCTATTTATTACGATTCTAGTCATCTCTAACTTTACCAATTCCAGACATGGCCGTGCCTGTATTTCGATTCGGGAAAATGAGATTGCGGCCGATGCTATGGGAATTAATACGACCTACTATAAAGTTCTTGCTTTTGCGATCGGATCATTTTTTGCCGGAATTGCCGGCGGATTATATTCACATAATTTCTATATCTTACAGCCAGGCAATTTCGGTTTCTTAAAATCATTTGATATCCTCATCTTCGTAGTCCTAGGGGGCCTTGGCAGCATGACCGGGTCGGTGATTTCGGCTATCCTATTAACCGTTATTTCAGCATTTTTAGCGCAATATCCGGAAACACGGATGATTATCTATAGCTTAGTATTAGTAATCGTTATGCTTTACCGTCCTCAAGGCTTGATGGGTACACGTGAAATCACTGATTTATTCAAGTGGAAACCTGCAAAAGGAGGCAATTAG
- a CDS encoding branched-chain amino acid ABC transporter permease — protein sequence MDWLQQLINGISLGSIYALIALGYTMVYGIIKLINFAHGDVFMVGAFIGFYAITGWGLSFLPALIISMAFCAAFGVLIERIAYKRLRNATRIAALITAIGMSLLIEYLMIYIRGAQPEAYPADVLPNKAINLFGAQINSQSLFILLTSIILMMILQFIVHRTKMGKAMRAVSLDMDAARLMGINVDKTISFTFAIGSALAGAAGVVFGVYYTKIEPLMGVIPGLKAFVAAVLGGIGSIPGAMVGGIILGSIESIVSAAGFSLWRDAAAFIILILILIFRPSGIFGKNTREKV from the coding sequence ATGGATTGGTTACAACAGTTAATAAATGGAATATCACTCGGCAGCATCTATGCCTTAATCGCATTAGGATACACAATGGTGTATGGAATCATTAAATTGATCAACTTTGCACACGGGGATGTATTTATGGTAGGTGCCTTTATTGGGTTCTATGCGATTACGGGATGGGGATTAAGCTTCTTGCCAGCACTCATCATTTCAATGGCTTTCTGTGCTGCATTTGGAGTTTTAATTGAACGGATTGCCTATAAACGGCTTCGAAATGCTACGAGAATTGCTGCTTTGATTACAGCGATTGGAATGTCTCTGTTGATTGAATATTTAATGATTTATATTCGGGGAGCACAGCCGGAAGCGTATCCTGCTGACGTTTTACCAAACAAAGCAATCAATTTATTTGGTGCCCAAATTAACAGCCAGTCTTTATTCATTTTATTAACATCTATTATCTTAATGATGATTTTGCAATTTATTGTTCACCGCACGAAAATGGGCAAAGCGATGCGAGCTGTATCTCTTGACATGGATGCTGCCCGCTTAATGGGAATAAACGTCGACAAAACGATTTCCTTCACGTTTGCCATTGGTTCGGCATTAGCGGGAGCGGCCGGGGTCGTGTTCGGAGTCTATTATACAAAAATTGAACCATTAATGGGTGTAATCCCTGGGTTAAAAGCGTTCGTTGCAGCTGTTTTGGGCGGTATCGGCAGCATTCCGGGAGCGATGGTTGGCGGAATAATCCTCGGTTCTATCGAATCAATTGTCAGTGCCGCAGGGTTTTCATTATGGAGAGATGCAGCCGCCTTTATCATTTTGATTCTCATACTGATCTTTAGACCATCTGGCATCTTTGGTAAAAATACAAGAGAGAAAGTATAG
- a CDS encoding ABC transporter substrate-binding protein → MKKKFSKVFMASALAAGILAGCSGGNQASGGGGDNSKDFKLGVNMELSGNVASYGESMAKGVEMAVAEINKAGGVEGKQIKVIKVDNKSEAAEATNGIIKLTSQDKVNAVIGAATSGNTVAQAQIANDTKTVLMAPGGTSPTVTVDEKGKVREFVFRTSFIDPFQGTVAANFAFNNLKVKDAAIFSDSSSDYAKGLSDAFKETFKKAGGKIVGEDSYVAKDTDFRSTLTRLKAKNPSFIFIPGYYEEVGLIVKQARELGITVPLMGADGWDSPKLVDLAGADALNNTYLINHYSTEDPDKKVQEFVTAFKDKNNGDAPNAFNALGYDTVYFLADAIKRAGSTDSVEIQKELAKTKDLSLVTGVLSLDKNHHPIKTATILEYEDGKQVFNTKINP, encoded by the coding sequence ATGAAAAAGAAATTTAGTAAGGTGTTTATGGCATCAGCTTTAGCTGCCGGGATCCTTGCCGGCTGTTCAGGAGGAAATCAAGCGAGCGGTGGCGGCGGCGATAATTCCAAGGACTTCAAACTTGGAGTAAACATGGAGCTTTCCGGCAACGTTGCATCCTACGGTGAATCAATGGCCAAAGGTGTTGAAATGGCCGTAGCTGAAATTAACAAAGCTGGCGGTGTTGAAGGCAAACAAATCAAAGTCATTAAAGTGGACAATAAATCAGAAGCAGCTGAAGCAACAAACGGAATCATTAAGCTTACAAGCCAGGACAAAGTAAATGCCGTAATCGGAGCAGCAACAAGCGGAAATACCGTTGCACAAGCACAGATTGCAAATGATACCAAGACCGTTCTTATGGCTCCAGGTGGAACAAGTCCAACTGTTACTGTAGATGAAAAAGGAAAAGTAAGAGAATTCGTTTTCCGTACATCTTTCATTGATCCATTTCAAGGAACAGTTGCAGCCAACTTTGCTTTTAATAATTTAAAAGTGAAAGATGCAGCTATTTTTTCCGACAGCTCTAGTGACTATGCAAAAGGATTATCAGATGCTTTCAAGGAAACATTTAAAAAAGCAGGCGGTAAAATCGTTGGAGAAGATTCATATGTAGCAAAGGATACTGACTTCCGTTCTACATTAACTCGCCTTAAAGCGAAGAATCCATCATTTATCTTTATCCCTGGCTATTATGAAGAAGTTGGTTTAATTGTTAAACAAGCTCGCGAACTTGGGATCACAGTTCCATTAATGGGTGCTGACGGCTGGGATTCACCTAAATTAGTTGATTTAGCCGGTGCAGATGCATTAAATAACACGTACCTAATCAACCACTATTCTACTGAGGATCCAGATAAAAAGGTTCAAGAATTTGTGACAGCATTCAAAGATAAGAACAACGGCGATGCGCCTAACGCTTTTAATGCCCTTGGTTATGACACAGTTTATTTCTTAGCCGATGCCATTAAGCGTGCTGGCAGCACAGATTCCGTTGAAATTCAAAAAGAATTAGCAAAAACTAAAGATTTATCACTTGTAACTGGGGTATTATCGCTTGATAAAAATCATCACCCAATCAAAACTGCAACCATTTTAGAGTACGAAGACGGTAAGCAAGTGTTTAACACAAAAATTAATCCTTAA
- a CDS encoding DoxX family protein translates to MIVKKEVGVVVLRVILGVIFFIHGLVKFQGGIENIAGWFSSIGIPGFMAYVVGGIEVIGGIALIIGFGTRIVSALFVILMIGAIIKVKLAVGFLGNGEMAGYELDLAFLAMALFLAINGSKQFSVDKFLVKKES, encoded by the coding sequence ATGATAGTAAAAAAGGAAGTTGGAGTAGTTGTATTACGGGTTATTTTAGGTGTCATCTTTTTTATTCATGGATTAGTTAAGTTTCAAGGTGGAATTGAAAATATTGCCGGCTGGTTTAGCAGTATTGGGATCCCTGGGTTTATGGCTTATGTCGTTGGAGGTATTGAAGTAATTGGAGGCATCGCCTTAATTATTGGATTTGGGACTCGTATTGTATCCGCGTTGTTTGTTATTTTAATGATTGGAGCAATAATCAAGGTAAAACTAGCTGTCGGTTTCTTAGGAAATGGAGAAATGGCAGGATATGAATTAGATCTTGCATTCCTAGCGATGGCATTATTTTTAGCTATTAATGGAAGCAAACAATTTTCTGTTGATAAATTTTTAGTGAAAAAGGAATCATAA
- a CDS encoding dioxygenase has protein sequence MMPSLFIAHGAPLLAIENNEYTKFLTELGQSLPRPKAVVLFSAHWESNVQKVSTVDQYSTIYDFGGFDEALYKIQYPAHGDQLLSKEIEELFTESGVPFEMDSQRGLDHGAWVVLRLLYPNADIPIISMSVNSRLTPKDQYKIGKALSGLREKDILIIASGGTVHNLRAVKWIDNGQADQWALEFDDWLAHHLDKWDLPSLFNYDTLAPNAEYAVPPYGSEHFIPIFYALGAADDQQKATLLHRSYRYGNLSHSVWQFG, from the coding sequence ATGATGCCATCATTATTTATCGCACATGGTGCCCCATTACTTGCCATCGAGAATAATGAGTATACAAAATTTTTAACAGAATTGGGCCAAAGCCTGCCTCGGCCAAAAGCAGTAGTTTTGTTTTCCGCTCATTGGGAATCTAACGTACAAAAGGTTAGCACTGTTGACCAATATAGCACGATTTATGATTTTGGGGGGTTTGATGAAGCTCTTTACAAAATTCAATACCCTGCTCATGGTGATCAACTCCTTTCCAAAGAAATAGAGGAGTTGTTTACTGAGAGTGGAGTGCCATTTGAAATGGATTCACAACGGGGATTGGATCATGGAGCATGGGTTGTCCTCCGCTTACTTTATCCAAATGCGGATATTCCTATCATCTCTATGTCCGTCAATTCTAGGCTTACACCTAAGGATCAATATAAAATTGGGAAGGCTTTGTCGGGATTAAGAGAGAAAGACATTTTAATTATTGCTAGTGGCGGAACGGTGCATAATCTTAGGGCCGTTAAATGGATTGACAATGGACAGGCTGATCAATGGGCACTTGAATTTGATGATTGGTTAGCCCATCATTTGGATAAATGGGATTTACCATCCCTTTTTAACTACGATACACTGGCACCAAATGCCGAATATGCCGTACCTCCATATGGATCAGAGCACTTTATACCGATTTTTTATGCCCTTGGTGCAGCAGACGATCAGCAAAAAGCAACATTACTGCACCGCAGTTATCGATACGGCAACCTAAGTCATAGCGTGTGGCAATTCGGGTGA
- a CDS encoding helix-turn-helix domain-containing protein — MDIGSKIRAIRNRKKITIAQMCEGTGLSKGFISNVENNNTSPSISTLQTIANFLKVPLPYLLLEKNEQMTVIRKNERKVTTANDSDIKVEHLGTRGGLSIRVVEFPPGMSTGIKNAHEGEECHLVLKGKILAEQGEDSFVLEEGDTFSWCASVPHFVKNVGDEAAVVLIAVYSEDEES; from the coding sequence ATGGATATCGGTTCTAAAATACGTGCAATAAGAAATAGAAAAAAAATCACGATTGCTCAAATGTGCGAGGGTACTGGTCTTTCAAAGGGGTTTATAAGCAATGTTGAAAACAACAACACATCCCCATCAATCAGCACATTACAAACCATAGCCAATTTCTTAAAAGTTCCGTTACCTTATTTGCTATTGGAAAAAAATGAGCAAATGACAGTCATTAGAAAAAACGAAAGAAAAGTCACAACTGCTAATGACTCAGATATTAAAGTCGAGCATTTAGGAACGAGAGGCGGGTTAAGCATTAGAGTTGTTGAATTTCCCCCGGGAATGTCTACAGGAATAAAAAATGCACATGAAGGGGAAGAATGTCATTTGGTCCTAAAGGGGAAAATTCTTGCGGAACAGGGAGAAGACTCCTTTGTCTTAGAAGAAGGGGATACCTTCAGCTGGTGTGCAAGTGTACCACACTTTGTTAAGAATGTCGGCGATGAAGCTGCAGTAGTATTGATTGCAGTTTATAGTGAAGATGAAGAGTCATAA